The sequence TTGTAGTAGGATGTGCTTTGGTTATTGTTGTAGTAGTACGTGCTgtgcttgttgttgttgtaggaCGTGCTGTGGCGATTGTAGTAGTTTGTGCTGTGGTGGTTGTTGTTGAACCTGCAGAGACAATTTATCAGCATTTTATAGAGTCATTTTACATAATTTGCAAATCTTTAAGTGCATCACACATATTGGTTcacaataatatattaataaaaaacttACTTTGTACTTTCACTGTCACTGGATCAGAGTGAGGAGATGATTTTTGACCTGGTGACAAAATTCACAGTGTAGAAGCAGGTTATTCTCACAGATGAACTCTGACCTTCTGTCCAAATACTGATCTGAGATCCAGTGAGTGAGAGCTGACATGATGAGCTCAGTTTTTAAGTTCTTTCTCTTCTATTTATgttaaaaacacacatttccATCTAGTTTCATtgtgtaaaaataattaatcaagTTATAATTAATAAGCATatttctgaaataaatgaaatacttctgacttcaacatttatttgacattAACGTGTTAATTTTTGTAAAGTCACAGAGTTCAAAAGCTGCTGCAGAACAGAATGACTCCATCAGCCTCCATAGATGCGTCTGACACTGTCTCTCTGACGTCTAAACCACATGATCAACTCAACACAACTTCCTTCCTGTCTAAATCTATCAGACTGCTCATTTGTCAAAGTCATGGTTAAACGTTTGTCTGAAAAGGACCTACAAGTTATTATGTGCGGATTTCACAGATCACTGTACTGATTCAGTAACAGCATCACACAACTGTTGTTTCTGACTTCATGATGATACTGACCTGTGAGTCCCACTGTTACCACAGGATTATGATTAACCTTATTCAACTATATCCATCCAGAAGTGTCCAGAAGTGTTTTGTTTGTCTATACTAacttttttattaatcaaaCTTTCATAATATTCTAATGACCTTCATAAATCAAACTGGCTTGAGAATTCTACATGTGTCTCTgattaaaactgtaaaaaaaaaaattattccagTAAAAAGTCCTCACCTCTGACGGTGATTGTGTCACTGCCCGGTGATCTGATCTCAGGTTCAGTGTTGAGTGAATAATCACAGCTCAGCTGTCTGTTCACTGATCGTGTGAAGAGTTCACCAGGAGttacataaaacacacaaagaCGTTCTCCAGACTGTTTCCTCTGAGAGTGCAGAAGATCATCCTCAGTGTAGAGACTACAGGTGAAATCAGCTCTGACTGGATCTGGTATTTCACAGGCTATGTTGATCTGGACTCCATCGCCATTAACACTGATGAAGGGTTTCTGAAGTGAACCTGTTTAAGTcagataattaataataataaaataaattaaaataaacattgcaATAACAGTTTCCAAACCAGAAGAACAGCAGTGAAATCTGTGGCAGCAGGAGAATGagcctatttagcacctaaactctggaacaatcttcctagcattgttcgggaagcagacacactctgtcagtttaaatctagactaaaaacacatctctttgctcttgcatacacataacacattatcaatacattaacatttttcaaatccattaaaggattgttacgctgcaatatttaggtcggccggaaccgagaacatttcctataacactagatatacctgtacatcagaataagaatggcatctacgctaatatctgtctctctgcttatcctgagatttgccgggtgctggatccaggccgtatctagatcagatggagaacctgtgtctggacctgactacaacgtagcccaggagacaatgggcctaaagatccaattctggctgcatctataattcagatttttaatccccgtatccgcttacatatatttatatataatctatttttaatctctataataaaaatgtataatgtgatctccatatacatttacaaatattatatatatcttccaaggggttttttccctcctaggacttttttcccagtgctagcacgctgggtttttctcctaggggtttttttccacccctggaagtcagccgacattgacttaatgtagcaccatcttgtatatgttacatattaccacgcttgcttgtacagcttatttttaaccacttcccttttttctgtgcttcgaatatgtaaagctgctttgaaacaattaccaattgtaaaagcgctatataaataaatttgacttgactttttGACTTGAGATGATGGTTTATCAGTCGTGTGATTGTACAGTtgtaagaaaaagtatgtgaaccacttgcagaatctgtgaaaatgtgaacaattttaacaaaattagaGAGAtattacaaa comes from Chanodichthys erythropterus isolate Z2021 chromosome 6, ASM2448905v1, whole genome shotgun sequence and encodes:
- the LOC137021442 gene encoding uncharacterized protein isoform X1, yielding MELFIFIAFQLLIEVQSNSSLQKPFISVNGDGVQINIACEIPDPVRADFTCSLYTEDDLLHSQRKQSGERLCVFYVTPGELFTRSVNRQLSCDYSLNTEPEIRSPGSDTITVRGQKSSPHSDPVTVKVQSSTTTTTAQTTTIATARPTTTTSTARTTTTITKAHPTTTPTTTTTTAQTTTTAMTSISIVTSTLPDIRSMSGHVSWLSVVLVFTGVGLFLSGLMGFICLFNSSDDLLTEVNYSSCQVETTSLLTSSVCSKKHG
- the LOC137021442 gene encoding uncharacterized protein isoform X2 — translated: MELFIFIAFQLLIEVQSNSSLQKPFISVNGDGVQINIACEIPDPVRADFTCSLYTEDDLLHSQRKQSGERLCVFYVTPGELFTRSVNRQLSCDYSLNTEPEIRSPGSDTITVRGQKSSPHSDPVTVKVQSSTTTTTAQTTTIATARPTTTTSTALSIVTSTLPDIRSMSGHVSWLSVVLVFTGVGLFLSGLMGFICLFNSSDDLLTEVNYSSCQVETTSLLTSSVCSKKHG